The proteins below are encoded in one region of Lepisosteus oculatus isolate fLepOcu1 chromosome 10, fLepOcu1.hap2, whole genome shotgun sequence:
- the agr2 gene encoding anterior gradient protein 2 homolog, producing the protein MAKGLCSLFLVVVAVSSSFGKPEKQTATPQKEKKFPQTLSRGWGDELTWTQTYEEALFRAKSSNKPLMIIHHLEDCPHSQALKKVFANNKEVQKMANEDFILLNLVYETTDKHLSPDGQYVPRIIFVDPSLTVRADITGRYANRLYAYEPSDINLLISNMQKAKKLLKTEL; encoded by the exons ATGGCTAAAGGACTGTGTTCCCTGTTTTTGGTGGTGGTGGCTGTTTCTTCCAGCTTTGGAAAGCCCGAAAAACAAACGGCGACTcctcaaaaagaaaagaaatttcCACAGACCCTGTCCAGAG GTTGGGGTGATGAACTCACCTGGACCCAGACATATGAAGAGGCTTTGTTCAGAGCCAAATCAag CAACAAGCCACTCATGATCATCCATCACCTGGAAGATTGCCCACACAGCCAGG CTCTGAAGAAGGTGTTTGCTAACAACAAAGAAGTCCAAAAAATGGCTAATGAAGACTTCATTCTGCTGAACTTGGTG tATGAAACTACAGATAAGCACCTGTCTCCTGATGGCCAGTATGTGCCCAGAATTATCTTTGTAG ATCCTTCCCTGACTGTGAGAGCTGACATTACAGGGAGATACGCCAATCGCCTCTATGCTTATGAGCCATCAGACATCAACCTGT TGATCAGCAACATGCAGAAAGCCAAGAAGCTGCTGAAGACGGAGTTGTAG
- the tspan13a gene encoding tetraspanin-13a: protein MVCGGFTCSKNSLCALNILYVMVSLLMIGVAAWGKWFGLVSSFQVVGGVIGVGIFLFFVALVGLIGAMKHHQVLLFFYMIILFMVFVVQFSVSCACLALNKEQQDHLLEAGWNNSQTTQGDIEKSLNCCGFSTVDYSQPCDATCYHNNSCVSCASKIQEHAGEVLRFVGGIGLFFSFTEILGVWLTYRYRNQKDPRANPSAFL from the exons ATGGTGTGCGGCGGGTTCACCTGTTCGAAAAACTCCCTCTGCGCCCTCAATATTCTCTATGTT ATGGTGAGCTTGCTGATGATTGGGGTCGCAGCCTGGGGGAAATGGTTCGGCCTGGTTTCCAGTTTCCAGGTGGTCGGAGGGGTGATAGGAGTCGGGATCTTCCTCTTTTTCGTGGCTCTGGTGGGGTTGATCGGTGCCATGAAGCATCATCAGGTCCTGCTGTTTTTC TATATGATTATTCTCTTCATGGTGTTTGTTGTTCAGTTTTCGGTTTCCTGTGCTTGCCTTGCACTAAATAAGGAACAGCAG GATCACCTCTTAGAAGCAGGCTGGAACAATTCTCAAACCACACAGGGGGATATTGAGAAAAGTCTGAACTGCTGTGGGTTTTCAACCGTTGACTACAGTCAGCCTTGTGATGCT ACTTGTTATCATAACAATTCCTGCGTATCCTGTGCGTCTAAAATCCAGGAGCATGCAGGGGAGGTGTTGAGGTTTGTTGGAGGTATCGGGCTGTTCTTCAGTTTCACGGAG attttgggAGTGTGGCTAACATATAGGTACAGGAATCAGAAAGACCCACGAGCAAATCCCAGTGCTTTTCTGTGA